Sequence from the Nasonia vitripennis strain AsymCx chromosome 5, Nvit_psr_1.1, whole genome shotgun sequence genome:
GCAGCGACAGTAGCGCTGCCGCGAAGCGCCCGcactcggcggcggcgataCCGGCGCAAAGTACGCGTGTACTTTTATGTTTGGCAAGTGGGTCTGGAAGAGAAATATCGACGATTATCAGATACTCGTTCTCAGCATGCTTACGACCATGTATACTGTAATCGTACTCACTCGTAGTCTACGTATGCCAGCCCTAGTGATTAATTGGCAGTCATAGAGTTCGATGCGCTCGAGGTTGTGGCAAGCTTGCAGAAGGTGATCCAGACTGGCGTCGGTGATGAGGGGACAGTTGTCGAGCTCCAGCACGGCCAAGTGCTCCGCGGCACAGGGCGACAGGGCCAACTGTCGGATGCCTTCGTCGGTTATCAGTTCGCAGTGTGACAAACTCTGGAAAAATACGCTTCGATGAGCATTTTGTGCAACGAGGAGTAATCGTCGACTGAGTTGATAAAACGCTAACCAATTTTTCCAATCGCGGACAGCCCATCGCCAGGTGAATGAGCGTCGCGTCGGTTATCAGAACGCACTCCTCCAGGTCCATTTTCTCCAGCAGTCGACAGTTCTGAAAAGTAAGCGATCGTTATAGGGTATCATTTCGCAGAACGAATCCGAGCGGTTGAATATTTAAAGAGAGGCTGGTTGTTACTCGTGCGAGAGCTTGAAAGCCGGCGTCGGTGAAATGGGCGCACGCGACGCATTCCAATACGCTAAGAAGAGGACAGTGTTGTGCAAGAGTACTCAGTGAGCTGTCCGTCAAATTCGGACAGTTGGAAATACAAACGTAGTGCAGCCGAGGACACCTCTCGCTCAGCTCTTTGACTGCCTCGTCGGTTATGTTCTGCGGAATAAAGACGAATAttagtagctttttaaaatcaattgcGCAACGCTATTTTCGAAGGAGAAAAATGACACAAATTACCCTGCACTCGTGAAGGTTGATAACCTCGAGTTTCGGACAGAACCGGGCGAGGCACTTGACCGCCCTGTCGGTCAGCTGCCTGCAGCCCTTGCTGAGAAAGCTTCTGAGCTCCGGACATCCCCTGGCCAGTGCCTCGACGCCGTTATCCGTCAGCAACTCGCACCACGACAGGTTGATGTGAGTCAACAGTCTGCAGCCGTCCGAGAGATCCTTGAGCGACAGATCCGTGATCTCGGGGCACGAGTCGAGGTTGAGCCGCTGAAGCTTGGGACAGTGATTGCTCAGAGCCGCGCAAGTCGTGTCCGAGATTTTCTTGCACTGGCTCAGGTTCAGCTCCTCGATATTCGGGCAGGACTGCGCGAGGGTCTTCATCGACACGTTGCCGATGCTCTGGCAGCCCCTGAGGGACAG
This genomic interval carries:
- the LOC100119378 gene encoding F-box/LRR-repeat protein 20 isoform X2, whose translation is MIHSGRTRLELTWVFHDDEAQINKKLPKELLLRILSYLDVVSLCRCAQVSKAWNVLALDGSNWQRIDLFDFQRDVEGPVIENISRRCGGFLRQLSLRGCQSIGNVSMKTLAQSCPNIEELNLSQCKKISDTTCAALSNHCPKLQRLNLDSCPEITDLSLKDLSDGCRLLTHINLSWCELLTDNGVEALARGCPELRSFLSKGCRQLTDRAVKCLARFCPKLEVINLHECRNITDEAVKELSERCPRLHYVCISNCPNLTDSSLSTLAQHCPLLSVLECVACAHFTDAGFQALARNCRLLEKMDLEECVLITDATLIHLAMGCPRLEKLSLSHCELITDEGIRQLALSPCAAEHLAVLELDNCPLITDASLDHLLQACHNLERIELYDCQLITRAGIRRLRTHLPNIKVHAYFAPVSPPPSAGASRQRYCRCCVIL
- the LOC100119378 gene encoding F-box/LRR-repeat protein 20 isoform X1; the encoded protein is MIHSGRTRLEKKVSRVGVGGGAQVGQGVQPTDESGVSIHWWRQQHHLHHHHYHQHHHQHQQHQQQGSYYASSQSHFHNNPVATIKQSYMQLTWVFHDDEAQINKKLPKELLLRILSYLDVVSLCRCAQVSKAWNVLALDGSNWQRIDLFDFQRDVEGPVIENISRRCGGFLRQLSLRGCQSIGNVSMKTLAQSCPNIEELNLSQCKKISDTTCAALSNHCPKLQRLNLDSCPEITDLSLKDLSDGCRLLTHINLSWCELLTDNGVEALARGCPELRSFLSKGCRQLTDRAVKCLARFCPKLEVINLHECRNITDEAVKELSERCPRLHYVCISNCPNLTDSSLSTLAQHCPLLSVLECVACAHFTDAGFQALARNCRLLEKMDLEECVLITDATLIHLAMGCPRLEKLSLSHCELITDEGIRQLALSPCAAEHLAVLELDNCPLITDASLDHLLQACHNLERIELYDCQLITRAGIRRLRTHLPNIKVHAYFAPVSPPPSAGASRQRYCRCCVIL